A window of Nicotiana tabacum cultivar K326 chromosome 24, ASM71507v2, whole genome shotgun sequence contains these coding sequences:
- the LOC142178040 gene encoding uncharacterized protein LOC142178040, which yields MGGDINEYQLIPETIRPSVAAKDAKEVRFERTITVTNKNILLHKKLNKDQLRAYNIIIERIFSNKAGAFFIDRPGRIGKTFLYRALLATVRSKGYIALATATSGVAASILPGGRTAHSCFQIPINTDDNVTCNISKQSSLACLIQDTKLIIWDEVSMAKKRMIELLDLLLKDLMDSTILFGGKL from the coding sequence atgggtggTGACATAAATGAATATCAACTCATTCCTGAAACAATAAGGCCTTCTGTAGCGGCAAAAGATGCAAAGGAGGTACGCTTTGAAAGGACCATCACGGTTACTAATAAGAATATACTATTACACAAAAAGTTGAATAAAGATCAGCTTAGAGCATACAATATAATTATAGAGAGAATTTTTTCAAACAAAGCTGGGGCATTCTTCATTGACAGACCTGGACGAATAGGGAAAACCTTTTTATATCGTGCATTGTTGGCAACTGTACGATCTAAAGGGTATATAGCATTGGCAACTGCCACTTCTGGTGTAGCTGCATCTATACTTCCTGGTGGACGAACTGCACATTCATGTTTTCAAATTCCAATAAATACTGATGACAATGTGACCTGCAACATCAGCAAACAAAGCTCACTTGCCTGTTTGATTCAggatacaaaattaattatatggGATGAAGTATCTATGGCGAAAAAGAGAATGATCGAACTGCTTGATTTACTTTTAAAGGACTTAATGGATTCAACGATACTATTTGGTGGAAAGTTGTAA